One Leifsonia shinshuensis DNA window includes the following coding sequences:
- a CDS encoding low temperature requirement protein A has protein sequence MSGVTGGRIARVASRVSTIELLFDLVFVFTIGQLTAVIVQSPGVESVLRAAAILAVVWWMYDAFAWLTNQAVPDTVPVRLLLIAAMAAFLVLSLAIPDVFTGSGVLFGVAYLTVVIIHSGLFIARGGRGSVRVMLRVGPLNAVAALLLIASGYASGWLEWVLFLAPLALFLVGGLLARSSPFALGASHFVERHGLLMIIAFGESIVSVGAGLTASGLRPQVVVGAVATVAMVAALWWCYFSGDDERAERSFGAAAGRRGTTLALTAYYVAHFVILLGLVGVAAGLHLSLEDAFAPVTPAAAWLLAGGVAVYLVGDAEYRRELRLGPWVYRLLGAAGSLVAGLLAAWMLPLRAGELPGIALIAALLAIVVLVLVAERARR, from the coding sequence GTGAGCGGGGTGACCGGAGGCCGGATCGCGCGGGTGGCGTCGCGCGTGTCCACGATCGAGCTGCTGTTCGACCTGGTGTTCGTGTTCACGATCGGCCAGCTGACCGCCGTGATCGTGCAGAGCCCCGGGGTGGAGTCGGTGCTGCGCGCCGCCGCCATCCTCGCCGTCGTCTGGTGGATGTACGACGCCTTCGCGTGGCTGACCAACCAGGCCGTGCCCGACACGGTCCCGGTGCGGCTGCTGCTCATCGCGGCGATGGCCGCCTTCCTGGTGCTGTCGCTCGCCATCCCGGACGTATTCACCGGGTCGGGCGTGCTGTTCGGCGTCGCGTACCTGACGGTGGTGATCATCCACTCGGGGCTGTTCATCGCCCGGGGAGGCCGCGGCTCGGTCCGCGTGATGCTGCGGGTCGGGCCGTTGAACGCCGTCGCCGCGCTGCTGCTCATCGCCTCCGGATACGCGAGCGGCTGGCTGGAGTGGGTGCTGTTCCTCGCGCCGCTCGCGCTGTTCCTGGTGGGCGGCCTGCTGGCGCGGTCGAGCCCCTTCGCGCTCGGGGCGTCGCACTTCGTGGAGCGCCACGGCCTCCTGATGATCATCGCGTTCGGCGAGTCGATCGTCTCGGTCGGCGCCGGGCTGACCGCCTCCGGCCTCCGCCCGCAAGTCGTCGTCGGCGCGGTGGCGACGGTGGCGATGGTCGCGGCGCTGTGGTGGTGCTACTTCTCCGGCGACGACGAGCGGGCCGAGCGGTCCTTCGGCGCGGCGGCCGGGCGGCGCGGCACCACGCTCGCGCTCACCGCGTACTACGTGGCCCACTTCGTGATTCTGCTCGGCCTGGTCGGCGTCGCCGCCGGGCTGCACTTGTCGCTGGAGGACGCCTTCGCGCCGGTCACGCCGGCCGCGGCCTGGCTGCTCGCGGGCGGCGTCGCGGTCTACCTCGTCGGGGACGCGGAGTACCGCCGCGAACTGCGACTCGGCCCGTGGGTGTACCGGCTGCTCGGGGCGGCGGGCAGCCTGGTCGCCGGCCTCCTCGCGGCATGGATGCTGCCGCTGCGCGCGGGTGAGCTGCCCGGCATCGCACTGATCGCGGCGCTGCTGGCGATCGTCGTGCTCGTGCTGGTGGCCGAGCGCGCGCGGCGCTGA